The following proteins come from a genomic window of Achromobacter sp. AONIH1:
- a CDS encoding ABC transporter ATP-binding protein: protein MLSIKNLEAGYGKVKVLHGISMEVPKAKVVTLIGSNGAGKTTTMRALSGMIRPTAGEVTLGGKRIDGLESHRIARLGLAHSPEGRRVFPTLSVTDNLLLGAFPRLTGSRPKGDVQADLGRAMDLFPRLKERREQLAGTLSGGEQQMLAMARAVMLNPELVLLDEPSMGLAPILVEEVFRIIARLKDEGVTMLLVEQFAAAALNVADYGYVLENGRISVHGSADKLKHDPAVVAAYLGGSH from the coding sequence ATGCTATCGATCAAGAATCTGGAAGCGGGCTACGGCAAGGTCAAGGTGCTGCACGGCATCAGCATGGAAGTGCCCAAGGCCAAGGTGGTCACGCTGATCGGCTCCAACGGCGCCGGCAAGACCACCACCATGCGCGCCCTGTCCGGCATGATCCGCCCCACCGCGGGCGAGGTCACGCTGGGCGGCAAGCGCATCGACGGGCTGGAATCGCACCGCATCGCGCGGCTGGGACTGGCGCACTCGCCGGAAGGCCGGCGTGTGTTCCCGACGCTGTCGGTCACCGACAACCTGCTGCTGGGCGCCTTTCCGCGCCTGACCGGCAGCCGCCCCAAGGGCGACGTGCAGGCCGACCTGGGCCGCGCCATGGACCTGTTTCCGCGCCTGAAGGAACGGCGCGAGCAGCTGGCGGGCACGCTGTCCGGCGGCGAACAGCAGATGCTGGCCATGGCCCGCGCCGTCATGCTGAACCCGGAGCTGGTGCTGCTGGACGAGCCGTCCATGGGCCTGGCGCCCATCCTGGTGGAGGAAGTGTTCCGCATCATCGCGCGCCTGAAGGACGAGGGCGTGACCATGCTGCTGGTGGAACAGTTCGCCGCCGCCGCGCTCAACGTGGCCGATTACGGGTATGTGCTGGAGAACGGGCGCATCTCGGTGCATGGCTCGGCGGACAAGCTCAAGCATGATCCGGCCGTGGTTGCGGCCTATCTCGGCGGAAGTCATTGA
- a CDS encoding organic hydroperoxide resistance protein produces MSIEKVLYRASATATGGREGRGVSDDGALDVKLTTPRELGGAGNAGTNPEQLFAVGYSACFLGAMKFVGGRDKIAIPSDVSVNGVVGIGPIPTGFGIEVELKISLPGMDRAQAEKLVAAAHIVCPYSNATRGNIDVTLTIV; encoded by the coding sequence ATGTCCATCGAAAAAGTCCTCTACCGTGCCAGCGCCACCGCCACCGGAGGCCGCGAAGGCCGCGGCGTCAGCGACGACGGCGCGCTCGACGTCAAGCTGACCACCCCGCGCGAGCTGGGCGGCGCCGGCAACGCCGGCACCAACCCCGAGCAGCTGTTCGCCGTGGGCTACTCGGCCTGCTTCCTGGGCGCGATGAAGTTCGTCGGCGGCCGCGACAAGATCGCCATTCCGTCGGACGTGTCGGTCAACGGCGTCGTGGGCATCGGCCCCATCCCGACCGGCTTCGGCATCGAAGTCGAGCTGAAGATCTCGCTGCCGGGCATGGACCGCGCCCAGGCCGAAAAGCTGGTGGCCGCCGCCCACATCGTCTGCCCGTACTCGAACGCCACGCGCGGCAACATCGACGTGACGCTCACGATCGTCTAA
- a CDS encoding MarR family winged helix-turn-helix transcriptional regulator, which produces MKSRSKSLAKPAKGAFNPLLLDSQLCFALYSTSLAMNKVYRKLLGGLDLTYPQYLVMLVLWEGDGITVTDIGERLFLDSATLTPLLKRLEAAGLVSRTRAQADERQVIVALTRQGRELRERAEAVPHAIAAAAQCSLDEAQDTMRALHGLREKLVASL; this is translated from the coding sequence ATGAAATCCCGATCCAAGTCCCTCGCCAAGCCGGCCAAAGGCGCGTTCAACCCGCTGCTGCTCGACAGCCAGCTGTGTTTCGCGCTGTATTCGACTTCGCTGGCGATGAACAAGGTCTACCGCAAGCTGCTCGGCGGGCTGGACCTGACCTATCCCCAGTACCTGGTCATGCTGGTGCTGTGGGAAGGCGACGGGATCACGGTCACGGACATCGGCGAACGCCTGTTCCTGGATTCCGCCACGCTGACGCCGCTGCTCAAGCGGCTGGAAGCGGCAGGGCTGGTGAGCCGCACGCGCGCCCAGGCCGACGAGCGCCAGGTGATCGTGGCGCTGACGCGCCAGGGCCGCGAGCTGCGCGAGCGCGCCGAGGCCGTGCCGCATGCGATCGCCGCCGCCGCGCAATGCTCGCTGGACGAGGCGCAGGACACGATGCGGGCGCTGCACGGCCTGCGCGAGAAGCTGGTCGCCAGCCTGTGA
- a CDS encoding Crp/Fnr family transcriptional regulator, which translates to MQLSDSLQLAAAWFRVLDDEQKLRVERDLTVQQASAGSIIERKGELAQAWIGVLGGLVKVSVGNAEGKVASLTGVPAGGWIGEGSLLKREVRKYDIVALRDSVVARLPAATFDWLLDTSIPFNRYLLHQLNERVAQFIGKAEYDRLLDPDARVARCLAELFNPLLYPGMGMRLAITQEEVGYLARVSRQRANQALRKLEEAGLLSVEYGAVRVLDLDGLKQYGSDREAVEGETAA; encoded by the coding sequence ATGCAGCTATCCGACTCCCTGCAACTCGCCGCGGCCTGGTTCCGCGTGCTCGACGACGAGCAGAAGTTGCGGGTCGAGCGGGACCTTACCGTGCAGCAGGCGAGCGCCGGATCGATCATAGAGCGCAAGGGCGAACTCGCCCAGGCCTGGATCGGCGTGCTGGGCGGCCTGGTGAAAGTGTCGGTGGGCAATGCCGAGGGCAAGGTCGCCTCGCTGACCGGCGTGCCGGCCGGCGGCTGGATCGGCGAGGGCTCGCTGCTCAAGCGCGAAGTCCGCAAATATGACATCGTCGCGCTGCGCGATTCGGTGGTGGCGCGACTGCCGGCGGCGACGTTCGACTGGCTGTTGGACACCAGCATCCCGTTCAACCGTTATCTGCTGCATCAATTGAACGAGCGCGTGGCGCAGTTCATCGGCAAGGCCGAGTACGACCGCCTGCTGGATCCGGACGCGCGCGTGGCGCGTTGCCTGGCCGAGCTGTTCAACCCGCTGCTGTACCCGGGCATGGGCATGCGGCTGGCCATCACCCAGGAAGAGGTCGGCTATCTGGCGCGCGTGTCGCGCCAGCGCGCCAACCAGGCCTTGCGCAAGCTGGAAGAGGCGGGGCTGCTGAGCGTGGAATATGGTGCGGTGCGGGTGTTGGACCTGGATGGCCTGAAGCAGTACGGTTCGGACCGCGAGGCGGTCGAGGGCGAGACTGCGGCGTGA
- a CDS encoding long-chain fatty acid--CoA ligase — MAHSSPASASMPAASDTFPALLLAHAQQRGTRPAIREKDLGIWQTLTWSQVAEHVRQVAHGLAASGIRPGMHVAVIGENRPRLYMAMMAAQSLGAIPVPLYQDAVAQEMVYVLQDAEVSVAVVEDQEQVDKMLEVREQCPALQRVVYDDPRGLRHYADPMLMSYEQLEALGQEYAAQHPDFFARAVAAVKPHDPAAMFYTSGTTGKPKGVVLTHHALIDRARAVSDMEQLTDREDVLAYLPPAWIGQNMFSYTQLLVTGFTVNHPESPDTVSIDMRDIGPTYYFAPPRVLEGLLTHVMIRMEDAGVVKRKLFHACMKLARRVGTRILDGESVGLWDRLRYALGNALIYGPLRNALGMSRVRVAYTAGEAIGPDLFVFYRSIGINLKQLYGSTETSVFVCVQPDGQVRDDTVGPPVAGVEIRVADNGEILVKSPGLFKEYYRNSAATEEAHSSDGWFRTGDAGYLDTDGQLKIIDRAKDVGKLADGSLFAPKYIENKLKFFPHIKEAVAFGAGREDVCAFINIDLEAVGNWAERRGMPYAGYTDLASKDEVYQLIADCVEQVNADLASDPKLCASQVSRFLILHKELDPDDDELTRTRKVRRAFIAQKYGVLIDALFDGKPSQFIETEVKFEDGRVGRISADLKIRPVKKFPPVTARAA, encoded by the coding sequence GTGGCACATTCTTCGCCCGCATCCGCATCGATGCCGGCCGCGTCGGACACTTTCCCGGCGCTGCTGCTCGCGCATGCACAGCAACGCGGGACACGGCCCGCGATACGGGAAAAAGACCTCGGCATCTGGCAGACGCTGACCTGGTCGCAGGTCGCCGAGCACGTGCGCCAGGTCGCGCACGGCCTGGCCGCTTCCGGCATCCGGCCCGGCATGCACGTGGCCGTCATCGGCGAGAACCGCCCGCGTCTCTACATGGCCATGATGGCCGCGCAATCGCTGGGCGCGATTCCGGTGCCGCTGTACCAGGACGCCGTCGCGCAGGAAATGGTCTATGTGCTGCAGGACGCCGAAGTCAGCGTCGCCGTGGTCGAGGATCAGGAACAGGTCGACAAGATGCTGGAGGTGCGCGAACAGTGCCCGGCATTGCAGCGCGTGGTGTACGACGATCCGCGCGGCCTGCGCCACTACGCCGACCCCATGCTGATGTCCTACGAGCAGCTGGAAGCGCTGGGCCAGGAATACGCCGCGCAGCACCCCGACTTCTTCGCCCGCGCCGTCGCGGCCGTCAAGCCGCATGATCCGGCGGCCATGTTCTACACGTCCGGCACCACCGGCAAGCCCAAGGGCGTGGTGCTCACGCACCACGCCCTGATCGACCGCGCCCGCGCCGTGTCCGACATGGAGCAGCTGACCGACCGCGAAGACGTGCTGGCCTACCTGCCGCCGGCCTGGATCGGCCAGAACATGTTCTCGTACACGCAGCTGCTGGTCACGGGCTTCACGGTCAACCATCCCGAGTCGCCCGACACCGTCTCCATCGACATGCGCGACATCGGCCCCACCTATTACTTCGCGCCGCCGCGCGTGCTGGAAGGGCTGCTGACGCATGTGATGATCCGCATGGAAGACGCCGGCGTCGTCAAGCGTAAGCTGTTCCATGCCTGCATGAAGCTGGCGCGCCGCGTCGGCACCCGGATTCTGGACGGCGAATCCGTCGGCCTGTGGGACCGGCTGCGCTACGCGCTGGGCAACGCGCTGATCTACGGCCCGCTGCGCAACGCGCTGGGCATGAGCCGCGTGCGCGTGGCCTACACGGCGGGCGAGGCCATCGGCCCGGACCTGTTCGTGTTCTACCGCTCCATCGGCATCAACCTGAAGCAGCTGTACGGTTCCACCGAGACCTCCGTGTTCGTCTGCGTGCAGCCCGACGGCCAGGTGCGCGACGACACCGTCGGCCCGCCCGTGGCCGGCGTGGAGATCCGCGTGGCCGACAACGGCGAGATCCTGGTCAAGAGCCCCGGCCTGTTCAAGGAGTACTACCGCAACAGCGCCGCCACCGAGGAAGCGCACAGCAGCGACGGCTGGTTCCGCACCGGCGACGCCGGCTACCTGGACACCGACGGCCAGCTCAAGATCATCGACCGCGCCAAGGACGTGGGCAAGCTCGCCGACGGCAGCCTGTTCGCGCCCAAGTACATCGAGAACAAGCTCAAGTTCTTCCCGCACATCAAGGAAGCGGTGGCCTTCGGCGCCGGCCGCGAGGACGTCTGCGCCTTCATCAACATCGACCTGGAAGCCGTCGGCAACTGGGCCGAGCGTCGCGGCATGCCTTACGCCGGCTACACCGACCTGGCCAGCAAGGACGAGGTCTACCAATTGATCGCCGACTGCGTCGAGCAGGTCAACGCCGACCTGGCCAGCGATCCCAAGCTGTGCGCCTCGCAGGTCAGCCGCTTCCTGATCCTGCACAAGGAGCTGGACCCGGACGACGACGAACTGACCCGCACCCGCAAGGTGCGCCGCGCCTTCATCGCGCAGAAGTACGGCGTGCTGATCGACGCGCTGTTCGACGGCAAGCCGTCGCAGTTCATCGAGACCGAAGTGAAATTCGAGGACGGGCGCGTCGGCAGGATCTCGGCCGACCTGAAGATCCGTCCGGTCAAGAAATTCCCCCCCGTCACCGCCCGAGCCGCCTGA
- a CDS encoding ABC transporter ATP-binding protein, whose amino-acid sequence MSDIDRDQRIGDVMLDMQNISLSFGGVKALTDISFNVREHEIRAIIGPNGAGKSSMLNVINGVYTPQQGGISFRGERFSRMNPRRAAEMGIARTFQNLALFKGMSVLDNIMTGRNLRMKCGLLSQAFRLGRAEREEIQHREFVENIIDFLEIQAFRKTPVGRLPYGLQKRVDLGRALAMEPRLLLLDEPMAGMNIEEKQDMSRFILDVNDEFGTTIVLIEHDMGVVMDISDRVVVLDYGKKIGDGKPDEVRANEDVIRAYLGVSH is encoded by the coding sequence ATGAGCGACATCGACCGCGACCAGCGCATCGGCGACGTGATGCTGGACATGCAGAACATTTCCCTGTCCTTTGGCGGCGTGAAAGCGCTGACGGACATCTCCTTCAATGTGCGCGAGCACGAGATCCGCGCCATCATCGGCCCCAACGGCGCCGGCAAAAGCTCGATGCTCAACGTCATCAACGGCGTCTACACGCCGCAGCAGGGCGGCATCTCGTTCCGGGGCGAGCGCTTCTCGCGCATGAACCCGCGCCGCGCCGCCGAGATGGGCATCGCCCGCACCTTCCAGAACCTGGCGCTGTTCAAGGGCATGAGCGTGCTGGACAACATCATGACCGGCCGCAACCTGCGCATGAAGTGCGGGCTGCTGTCCCAGGCCTTCCGCCTGGGCCGGGCCGAGCGCGAAGAGATCCAGCACCGCGAGTTCGTCGAGAACATCATCGACTTCCTGGAGATCCAGGCCTTTCGCAAGACGCCGGTGGGCCGCCTGCCCTACGGCCTGCAAAAGCGCGTGGACCTGGGCCGGGCGCTGGCGATGGAACCGCGCCTGCTGCTGCTGGACGAACCGATGGCCGGCATGAACATCGAGGAAAAGCAGGACATGAGCCGCTTCATCCTCGACGTCAACGACGAGTTCGGCACCACCATCGTGCTGATCGAGCACGACATGGGCGTGGTCATGGACATCTCCGACCGCGTCGTGGTGCTGGACTACGGCAAGAAGATCGGCGACGGCAAGCCGGATGAGGTCCGGGCCAACGAAGATGTAATCAGAGCCTATCTGGGCGTGTCGCACTGA
- a CDS encoding branched-chain amino acid ABC transporter permease, which yields MGFFLETLFGGLMSGMLYALIGLGFVLIFKASGVFNFAQGAMVLVAALSMARFSEWFPRWLGFDNMILANVLAFIASAAVMFLLAVAIERFVLRHLVNQEATTLLMATLGISYFLDGLGQITFGSSVYSINVGMPKDPLMILDSMFEGGLLINLEDLTAAVIAALLVAALALFFQFTSTGRALRAVADDHQAAQSIGIPLNRIWVIVWSVAGLVALVAGIIWGSKFGVQFTLSTAALRALPVVILGGLTSVPGAILGGLIIGVGEKLSEVYLGSLVGGGIEIWFAYVLALVFLLFRPQGLFGEKIIDRV from the coding sequence ATGGGATTTTTTCTAGAGACCTTATTCGGCGGCCTGATGAGCGGCATGCTGTACGCGCTGATCGGCCTGGGCTTCGTGCTGATCTTCAAGGCGTCCGGCGTCTTCAACTTCGCGCAGGGCGCGATGGTGCTGGTGGCCGCGCTATCCATGGCCCGCTTCTCGGAGTGGTTCCCGCGCTGGCTGGGCTTTGACAACATGATCCTGGCCAACGTGCTGGCCTTCATCGCCAGCGCGGCGGTCATGTTCCTGCTGGCCGTCGCCATCGAGCGCTTCGTGCTGCGCCACCTGGTCAACCAGGAAGCCACCACGCTGCTGATGGCCACGCTGGGCATCAGCTACTTCCTGGACGGCCTGGGCCAGATCACCTTCGGCAGCTCGGTGTACTCGATCAACGTGGGCATGCCCAAGGATCCGCTGATGATCCTGGACTCGATGTTCGAGGGCGGCCTGCTGATCAACCTTGAGGATCTGACGGCGGCGGTCATCGCCGCGCTGCTGGTAGCGGCGCTGGCGCTGTTCTTCCAGTTCACCTCCACCGGCCGCGCGCTGCGCGCGGTGGCCGATGATCACCAGGCCGCGCAGTCCATCGGCATCCCGCTGAACCGCATCTGGGTCATTGTGTGGAGCGTGGCCGGCCTGGTGGCGCTGGTGGCCGGCATTATCTGGGGCTCGAAGTTCGGCGTGCAGTTCACGCTGTCCACGGCCGCGCTGCGGGCGCTGCCGGTGGTGATCCTGGGCGGCCTGACGTCCGTGCCGGGCGCCATCCTGGGTGGCCTGATCATCGGCGTGGGCGAGAAGCTGTCCGAGGTCTACCTGGGGTCGCTGGTGGGCGGCGGCATCGAAATCTGGTTCGCCTATGTGCTGGCGCTGGTGTTCCTGCTGTTCCGTCCGCAAGGGCTGTTCGGCGAGAAGATCATCGACCGCGTCTAG
- a CDS encoding branched-chain amino acid ABC transporter permease, translating into MFYRENGQFKTSYRADQQIFPIRQDRIFIWLLLAVAFIAVPALASDYLLRAILIPFLILSLAAVGLNILVGYCGQISLGTGAFMAVGAYAAWNFGVRFPGMPLIVQILLGGCFATIVGVIFGIPSLRIRGLYLAVATLAAQFFVDWAFLRIPFFTNYSSSGNVSVPQLTAFGLPVQSAMEKYLFVLILVAVFSLLAKNLVRGAIGRQWMAIRDMDVAASVIGIRPMYAKLTAFAVSSFIVGVAGALWGYIHLGSWEPLAFDLSRSFQLLFMVIIGGLGSIIGSFFGAAFIVLVPVALSNIPHMLGLPLSVDTAAHVEHMVFGALIVFFLIAEPHGLARLWSIGKEKLRIWPFPH; encoded by the coding sequence ATGTTCTACCGCGAAAACGGCCAATTCAAGACCAGCTATCGCGCCGACCAGCAGATCTTCCCGATCCGCCAGGACCGCATCTTCATCTGGCTGCTGCTGGCGGTCGCCTTCATCGCCGTCCCGGCGCTGGCCAGCGACTACCTGCTGCGCGCCATCCTCATTCCCTTCCTGATCCTGTCGCTGGCCGCCGTGGGCCTGAACATCCTGGTGGGCTACTGCGGCCAGATCTCGCTGGGCACCGGCGCCTTCATGGCGGTGGGCGCGTACGCGGCCTGGAACTTCGGCGTGCGCTTTCCCGGCATGCCGCTGATCGTGCAGATCCTGCTGGGCGGCTGCTTCGCCACCATCGTGGGCGTGATCTTCGGCATTCCCAGCCTGCGCATACGCGGCCTGTACCTGGCGGTGGCCACGCTGGCGGCGCAGTTCTTCGTGGACTGGGCCTTCCTGCGCATCCCGTTCTTCACCAACTACTCGTCCTCGGGCAACGTCTCGGTGCCGCAGCTGACCGCCTTCGGCCTGCCGGTGCAGAGCGCCATGGAAAAGTACCTGTTCGTGCTGATCCTGGTGGCGGTGTTCAGCCTGCTGGCCAAGAACCTGGTGCGCGGCGCCATCGGCCGCCAGTGGATGGCGATCCGCGACATGGACGTGGCCGCTTCCGTCATCGGCATCCGGCCGATGTACGCCAAGCTCACCGCCTTCGCCGTCAGCTCCTTCATCGTCGGCGTGGCCGGCGCGCTGTGGGGCTACATCCACCTGGGCTCCTGGGAACCGCTGGCCTTCGACCTGAGCCGCTCGTTCCAGCTGCTGTTCATGGTCATCATCGGCGGCCTGGGCTCGATCATCGGCAGCTTCTTCGGCGCGGCCTTCATCGTGCTGGTGCCGGTGGCGCTGAGCAACATCCCGCACATGCTGGGCCTGCCGCTGTCGGTGGACACCGCCGCCCACGTCGAGCACATGGTGTTCGGGGCGCTGATCGTGTTCTTCCTCATCGCCGAGCCGCACGGGCTGGCGCGGCTGTGGAGCATCGGCAAGGAGAAACTGCGCATCTGGCCCTTCCCCCACTAG
- a CDS encoding ABC transporter substrate-binding protein, whose product MEMKRLNLKLAAAVMAAAGAVGAVATPAMAAEEQFVPLLVYRTGSFAPLGIPWADGKLDYLKLVNERDGGVNGVKITYEECETAYATDRGVECYERLKSKGTGASGFDTQSTGITFAVSDKAIVDKVPVETMGYGLSQSVDGSVFEWNFPLLGTYWTAADVMIQDIAKKEGGMAKLKGKKIALVYHDSPYGKEPIPLLQKRAAKEGFELLLYPVTAPGVEQKSTWLQIRQARPAYVLLWSAGIMTPTAIREAQASGYPRDKMYAIWWAGSEGDVKDLGEVAKGYNAITIHNSGAEHDKVYDDLKKHVYDKGQGSDKSGNTTLGTIAHTRGMMISMMQVEAIRTAQEKFGKGKALTPDQVRWGFENLNLTQERLNQLGFGQIMRPVKTSCTNHKGDDWARIVQWDGAKFKVVSDWYQADKTILDPMVTEAAAKYAKEKNITPRKCEG is encoded by the coding sequence ATGGAGATGAAGCGTCTTAACCTGAAGTTGGCGGCGGCCGTGATGGCCGCGGCCGGCGCCGTCGGCGCCGTGGCCACCCCCGCGATGGCGGCGGAAGAGCAGTTCGTTCCGCTGCTGGTGTACCGCACGGGTTCCTTCGCGCCCCTGGGCATCCCCTGGGCCGACGGCAAGCTGGACTACCTGAAGCTGGTCAATGAACGCGACGGCGGCGTCAACGGCGTCAAGATCACGTACGAAGAGTGCGAGACCGCCTACGCCACCGACCGTGGCGTCGAATGCTATGAACGCCTGAAGAGCAAGGGCACGGGCGCATCGGGCTTCGACACGCAATCCACCGGCATCACCTTCGCGGTCAGCGACAAGGCCATCGTCGACAAGGTGCCGGTCGAGACCATGGGCTACGGCCTGTCGCAGTCGGTCGACGGCAGCGTGTTCGAGTGGAACTTCCCGCTGCTGGGCACCTACTGGACCGCCGCCGACGTGATGATCCAGGACATCGCCAAGAAAGAAGGCGGCATGGCCAAGCTCAAGGGCAAGAAGATCGCCCTGGTCTACCACGACTCGCCGTATGGCAAGGAACCGATTCCGCTCTTGCAGAAGCGCGCGGCCAAGGAAGGCTTCGAGCTGCTGCTGTATCCGGTGACCGCGCCGGGCGTGGAACAGAAGTCCACCTGGCTGCAGATCCGCCAGGCGCGTCCCGCCTACGTGCTGCTGTGGAGCGCCGGCATCATGACGCCGACCGCCATCCGCGAAGCCCAGGCCAGCGGCTATCCGCGCGACAAGATGTACGCGATCTGGTGGGCCGGCTCGGAGGGCGACGTGAAGGACCTGGGCGAAGTCGCCAAGGGCTACAACGCCATCACCATCCACAACAGCGGCGCCGAACACGACAAGGTCTATGACGATCTGAAGAAGCACGTCTACGACAAGGGCCAGGGCTCCGACAAGTCGGGCAACACCACGCTGGGCACCATCGCCCACACGCGCGGCATGATGATCTCGATGATGCAGGTCGAGGCGATCCGCACCGCGCAGGAAAAGTTCGGCAAGGGCAAGGCGCTCACGCCGGACCAGGTGCGCTGGGGCTTCGAGAACCTGAACCTGACCCAGGAACGGCTGAACCAGTTGGGCTTCGGCCAGATCATGCGTCCGGTCAAGACCTCGTGCACCAATCACAAGGGTGATGACTGGGCCCGCATCGTGCAGTGGGACGGCGCGAAGTTCAAGGTGGTCTCGGACTGGTACCAGGCCGACAAGACCATCCTGGACCCGATGGTGACGGAAGCCGCGGCGAAGTACGCCAAGGAAAAGAACATCACCCCGAGAAAGTGTGAAGGGTAA
- a CDS encoding ABC transporter ATP-binding protein yields the protein MTAANTANAAAADTPKVLLDVNGIEVIYNHVILVLKGVSLQVPEGRIVALLGANGAGKTTTLRAISNLLKGERGDVTKGHIQYRDQRIEKLSPAELVKRGVVQVMEGRHCFAHLTIEENLLTGAYTRSMSRGDTAAALERVYQYFPRLKQRRASQAGYTSGGEQQMTAIGRALMANPNMILLDEPSMGLAPQIVEEIFEIVRDLNQRERVSFLLAEQNTNIALRYADYGYILENGRVMMDGAAADLAQNEDVKEFYLGISSGERKSFRDNKFYRRRKRWLA from the coding sequence ATGACCGCCGCCAATACTGCCAACGCCGCCGCCGCGGACACGCCCAAGGTGCTGCTCGACGTGAACGGCATCGAGGTGATCTACAACCACGTCATCCTGGTGCTCAAGGGCGTGTCCCTGCAGGTGCCGGAAGGCCGCATCGTGGCGCTGCTGGGCGCCAATGGCGCGGGCAAGACCACGACCCTGCGCGCCATTTCCAACCTGCTCAAGGGCGAGCGCGGCGATGTGACCAAGGGTCATATCCAGTACCGCGACCAGCGCATCGAGAAGCTGTCGCCCGCCGAGCTGGTCAAGCGCGGCGTGGTGCAGGTGATGGAAGGCCGGCACTGCTTCGCCCACCTGACCATCGAAGAGAACCTGCTCACCGGCGCCTATACGCGCAGCATGAGCCGTGGCGACACCGCCGCCGCGCTGGAGCGGGTGTACCAGTATTTCCCGCGCCTGAAGCAGCGCCGCGCCAGCCAGGCCGGCTACACCTCGGGCGGCGAGCAGCAGATGACCGCCATCGGCCGCGCGCTGATGGCCAATCCCAACATGATCCTGCTGGACGAGCCGTCCATGGGGCTGGCGCCGCAGATCGTGGAAGAGATCTTCGAAATCGTGCGCGACCTGAACCAGCGCGAGCGCGTCAGCTTCCTGCTGGCCGAGCAGAACACCAACATCGCGCTGCGCTACGCCGACTACGGCTACATCCTGGAAAACGGCCGCGTCATGATGGATGGCGCCGCCGCCGACCTGGCGCAGAACGAGGACGTCAAGGAGTTCTACCTGGGCATTTCCAGCGGCGAGCGCAAGAGCTTCCGCGACAACAAGTTCTATCGCCGCCGCAAGCGCTGGCTGGCCTAG
- a CDS encoding phenylacetate--CoA ligase family protein, whose amino-acid sequence MSEFFDVLETRAPEQRERELMAALPGAIAHAMARSPAIAEQLRGVDPATVDSRAALARLPVLRKHELLERQQHSRDDAAAPAGPVKAFGGFSAIGWGEALRVFASPGPIYEPESARADYWRFARALYAAGFRAGELAYNCFSYHFTPAGSMMETAAHAVGCTVFPGGTGQTEQQVRAIADLAPSGYTGTPSFLKIILEKADELGVRLDSLRRALVSGEAFPPSLRDWLAARGIEGYQAYGSADLGMIAFETPARQGLVLGEDIIVEIVRPGTGEPVPDGEVGEVVVTTLNPDYPLVRFGTGDLSAVLPGVSPCGRTNTRIRGWMGRADQTTKVRGMFVHPSQVADVLRRHPEILRARLVISGTTGADRMVLKTESRVRGEDLAKRIADSLRDVTKLRGDVEWVDAGGLPNDGKVIDDVRTYE is encoded by the coding sequence ATGTCCGAGTTTTTCGATGTCCTGGAAACACGAGCGCCCGAGCAACGCGAGCGCGAGCTGATGGCCGCCCTGCCCGGCGCCATCGCCCACGCGATGGCGCGCTCGCCGGCCATTGCCGAGCAGCTGCGCGGCGTCGATCCCGCCACGGTCGATTCGCGCGCGGCGCTGGCCCGGCTGCCGGTGCTGCGCAAGCACGAGCTGCTGGAACGCCAGCAACACAGCCGCGACGACGCCGCCGCGCCCGCCGGGCCGGTCAAGGCCTTCGGCGGCTTCTCGGCCATCGGCTGGGGGGAGGCGTTGCGCGTGTTCGCCTCACCCGGCCCGATCTATGAACCGGAAAGCGCGCGCGCCGACTACTGGCGCTTCGCCCGCGCGCTGTACGCGGCGGGTTTCCGCGCCGGCGAGCTGGCCTACAACTGCTTTTCCTATCACTTCACGCCGGCCGGCTCCATGATGGAAACCGCTGCGCACGCCGTGGGCTGCACCGTCTTTCCCGGCGGCACCGGCCAGACCGAGCAGCAGGTGCGCGCCATCGCCGACCTGGCGCCCAGCGGCTATACCGGCACGCCCAGCTTCCTGAAGATCATCCTGGAAAAGGCCGACGAACTCGGCGTGCGGCTGGACTCGCTGCGGCGCGCGCTGGTCTCGGGCGAAGCCTTCCCGCCGTCGCTGCGCGACTGGCTGGCCGCGCGCGGCATCGAGGGCTACCAGGCCTACGGCAGCGCCGACCTGGGCATGATCGCGTTCGAGACGCCGGCGCGCCAGGGGCTGGTGCTGGGCGAGGACATCATCGTCGAGATCGTGCGTCCCGGCACCGGCGAGCCCGTGCCCGACGGCGAGGTCGGCGAAGTGGTGGTGACCACGCTGAACCCGGACTATCCGCTGGTGCGCTTCGGCACGGGCGACCTGTCGGCGGTGCTGCCCGGCGTGTCGCCCTGCGGCCGCACCAACACCCGCATCCGAGGCTGGATGGGCCGCGCCGACCAGACCACCAAGGTGCGCGGCATGTTCGTGCATCCCTCGCAGGTGGCCGACGTGCTGCGCCGCCATCCGGAAATCCTGCGCGCGCGCCTGGTCATCAGCGGCACCACCGGCGCCGACCGCATGGTGCTCAAGACCGAATCGCGCGTGCGCGGCGAGGACCTGGCCAAGCGCATCGCCGACTCGCTGCGCGACGTGACCAAGCTGCGCGGCGACGTGGAATGGGTGGACGCGGGCGGCCTGCCCAACGACGGCAAGGTCATCGACGACGTGCGGACCTACGAATAG